The genomic interval GAGAAGAGTAAAACAGCCATAATAAGGATCGATGCACCTGTATAGTCAGCTAACCATGAAACAACCCAAATAGAACTAGCAAGGCAGGAAATTACGAACCACCAACCAATTTTCAATAGTATGGAATCCTCATCCTTCTCTTTAGTAAGACTGCGCCAGGAATAAAATATAAAGCCCAGCAGACCGAGATAAATAAGTCCCCAGATTGAAAAAGCATAGCCTGCCGGTGTAAAATAATTGAAATATTTATCAGAAATAGCTTTCATGGTATTACCAGTCAGCATTCCGGTGTTAGCAACGTAACTCATCAAAACAGTGACAATTAAAGCAATGCTATTGGCTATAGTTAGTATTTTTTTCATAAATCTGTTTTATCAAAACTATTTAAAATTCTTTCAGATATACCATTTTAACTCATAGACCGTTCAGTGACTAAACTAAATTTAATTAACAGATCAAAAAACGACTTTTATGAAAACACAATCTGGCTTAAAAAATGCATCAACACATTTCAAATCTGCCATCATAACATTTTCTATTGCACTATGTTTGATTTTGATTCATCAGAATTCATATGCCCAGACTCAGACCACAATGAACTCAACCGCTGCCAGCAGTTATAAAAAAGCAGACAATGAGTTAAACACAATATATCAAAAGATATTGAAGGAATATGCTGCCAAAGCACAATTTATTAAGAATATCAAGGCAGCTCAATTGTTATGGATAAAACTAAGAAATGCTGACCTGGCTGCAAGATACCCGGAAATGGGAAAATATGGAAGTGCAGAAGCCATGTGCAGAGCTTCTTACCTGGAATCATTAACCAGAGATCGGATTAAAATTTTAAAAGTATGGCTTGATGGTATTCCTGAAGGAGATGTCTGCAATGGATCAGTAAAGAACCAATAATTCGTTCAGGTAAAACGGATTTATGTTGATATGTATTGTTTTTTTCATTTCCCCTATTTATCTCTAAAGCACGTGTAATTATTGTTAAATCAAAACAAATAACCGTATTAATTGTACTGTTCCCATAAAACATAAATTTATGGATAGCATTAATCAAAACCAAACTGAGAAGAATCACGAAAATCTGGATAGTACATCGGCTATTGAGAAAATCAGGGAATTAACAGAAATTGCTAAAACCTGTTTCCTATGTACACAACCTTCAGCTGGAGAATCTAATGGCACGCGCCCTATGAGCGTTCAGGAAGTAGATGAACAAGGTACAATCTGGTTTCTGGTTGCAAATGACAGTCATACTTACCAGGATATCGATGCCGATTCTAAAGTGAAATTATATTTTCAGGGGTCTGCACATTCTGACTTTTTGTTTCTGGAAGGAAATGCAATACTTTCAGCAGATAAAAACAGAATCAAAGAATTATGGAATCCTATCATGAAAACATGGTTTACTGAAGGTGAAGATGATCCGCGTATCGCGATTATCAGAATATCACCAGAAACAGGTTATTATTGGGATAACAAACATGGAAATGTAATTGCCGGAATTAAAATGGTAATCGGCGCAGCTGTAGGCAAAACGCTGGATGATTCTATTGAAGGTGGCCTTAAAGTATAATGAAGAGCCTTAAAGTATAATTAAAGACTTGTATAACCCTGCAATAATATTTGCAGGTGTTATACAAGTAATTACACAGCTCAATTTAAAATTCCCTACGCTATAAACGGCTTTCCTTCTTTCAACAATTCCTTTTTGATGCCGTACAAAACATCGCTCAGATAAATACGCTTTTCAGATTGAGCTCCCTGGTATCTCGCGATAGCTTTGATACTGGCATAATGTACAACGTTGACAATGCAACCGCCAGAAATAACGTGCCCTTTCACCAGTTCAGGAATATCAACAAGACCTTGCTCATCTTCACCATCTTTACAAAACTTTACGTCCTTTGGAAACGCTGAACGCCATATTTTTGCACGTTCATCGGCTTCAGGCAATGAAAACTTCAAAATTGCGTTGAACCTGCGGATAAAAGCATCATCGATATTATTCTTCATATTAGTAGCCAGGATCACCAATCCATTATAATCTTCAATCCGCTGCAATAAATAAGAAACCTCCTGATTGGCATATTTATCATGCGCATCCCGCACATTAGTCCGCTTTCCAAATAAAGCATCTGCTTCATCGAAAAACAGGATCCATCCTTTATCCTCCGCTCTGGCAAACAACAACTCCAGGTTTTTCTCAGTTTCGCCAATATACTTTGAAACGATCATAGACAGATCGATCTTGTAAACATCCTTCCCCACTTCTTTTCCTAATAAACCAGCTGTGAAAGTTTTTCCCGTACCAGACGGTCCATAAAGCAAAGCCCGGTAACCCTTTCTTAAACGATCACCCATTCCCCATTCCTGCACCAGCTGATCATGATACCTTAACCAGCTTTTCAGCTCATTAATCTGTTCTTTCAGCTCTTCATTAATGACCAGATCACCCCAATTAAGATCGGTGCGGATCAATTTTGCAGGAAAGTTCATACTGAACCTCGGCGGAACGGGCTGACCATACAGAAACGTATCCAGATATTCTGTAGATAAAATGATCTTTCCACTCATAGCCGGCTCACCATGCGCATGGTCATCCAGCCAGAGGATTTTATTCCGTTCAAACAAATGATCTGCCCAGAATAACTTCTGAATTTCCAGTCTTCTTTTAAAATCATCAGCTGCCAAAAGGAATACAGCAGTTTCCCCTGTAGGAATAAAACCCCGGTAATCTTTTCCTCTTACACCTCCTATCCGTTGAAAATCTCCGGAATTCCGAAGTTTAGAACCAATTATACGATCAAATAAATCAGCTTGTACGTGTGGAACCATGCCTAAAAGTAATAAAACAGCTTCATCCGGATTCAGCGTATGTTTTCTGATAAAATCCGATAAAGACGGAGACCATATATCCAGCTCGATAACCGGTTCTGCAATTGGAATAGCCTCATCTGAAGGAAACCAGGTCTCCAGACGATAGAGAATCAATTTTTCAAGATACCTGAATTCTTCCGGAGCATTCAGATCCGTAAAAGATTTGAAACCTGTTTTTTCTTCAGGCGCATAATTCTGACTCATCATAGGAATGGGTTTTATTTTAACTCCAAAAATGGATCTTAATTTCCGGATATTCATTGGCGAAGGAATTACATTTTAGCAGTCCCGGTCTGCGTCTTCTCCTGTTGCTCTTTTTCGGGTTCAGTACTTTCCATTGGTTTTCCCTGAATTTCTTTATCCTCAGCCATTCTTGCATCATTAGTACTCTGCTTCTCATCTTCAGCAGCAGTAGCCAGACGTTGTACTGCTGAGCCTTTAGCTTGCTGCTGCTCTGCAGAAAAAAATGGTTTCTGTTTCACCTCTTCATGCGCATGCGCATTTCGCTGGCGATAAATTCTTGTATGATAAGACATATTTTAAACGTTTAATTTGACACTCAAATTCAATTTTCAAATAACCTGATCAGTTCCTTTTTCGCTGTCGTTTTCGCCAGATCAACAGGGCTTACACCAGCTTTATTACGACATAAAGGATCGGCGCCGTGTTGTAATAACAACCTGGCCATGGCCGCATCGTGCTCATAAACAAAAACCGCTTCGATTAAAGGTGTATTCCCGCCACGGTCCTGCGAATCAACCCGCGCACCGGCAGCAAGTAAAGCCTCGGCTATCTTCACATTGTTTTTTAAAGCTGCTGCCTGAAGCGGTGTTACCCCTCTTTCTTCATCCCCCGCATTGAGATCACAGCCCAGCCTGATTAAAAAAGCCAAAACCTCAATTCTATCCAGCACAACCGCATTGATAAGTAAGCTCTTGCCATAAACCATCACTGTACATAAATCAATATTTTCAGCAAAAGCTTTTTTAAGGTTTTCCAGATCATTATTTCTGATCAGATCGTAATAGTCTGTTTCCATGTTATTTTCCATTTATTTTTTCTCTCCTGCATGACTTTGATTGGACATAGGATCTTCTGGCTGATAGTTTTTAGGATTGTTATATTCATCCAAAAACTGCTCATGCGTAATTTCCCCATTCGCCCTTCTTTTTACCAACTCTCTGTACTCATGTCCGTATTTATGGCCCATATCCCATTGCTCAGTTCTTGGTTTAGTTCTGTCCCACGTTAATTCTTTTTTAGTAAGCGGGTCAATAACTTTGCCATTCCCCTGTGCTTTAGCAGCTTCCCACACCTCATTCACTAAACCTTCTCTATATTTAGGCCGGTTTTCTATTAAATATTTGTAGATGCCATCCGCGGGAACAATCTCCCCATCGATCACCATTTGCTCAAACTTTTCGCGGGGAATACTTTGCGTTACCTCACCACCTTTGCCGCTACCTGAGTCATATTTTACTTTAACATATTTCTCATCCATCCCCACGACTTTTCCACGGGTCCTGCCACCTTTTCTTGGTAAAGTAATCTCATCCCCGACACTAATGCCTTTAACACTACCCGGATCTACTTTTCCTTTCAAATCTGCCAGTTCCTGCTCAATTGGTTTGAGCAAGTCCTTTTTCGCAGCTTCCGTTAAACTCGTATCGGCCTCAACTGCCGAGATTTTCTTATTGATCTCCGGCGTAATTTCCTCCTTATATTTGGCCCTGATGTCTGCACAAGGCGAAGCACAAACCTCACATTTTCCCTGTTCATTGATCCTGAGTTCCCTTTGCCCATCCATACTCGGAGAGGTTTCACCTTCTACAGCTTTGGGCTCAGTGGTTTTCCCACCCTCCCCGTCAGTTCCTTTACCACCTTCTCCATCCACAGGCTTAGGCTCCACAGGCTCTCCCGGTTTTGGCCCTTCACCAGATTTTACTGATGGTTCAGGCACAGAAGCACCTGGTTTGCCTTTAATCCGGCCAACAATTTCTGAAACCAGGCTGGAAAGAAAAGCAAAGAGCATTTCCAATACCAGTGCAATACCAATTCCGATCGCACTGCCCGCTATCTGTTTATAATCTCTTTCCTTGTCATTAGCGGTTTGTCTGGCCGTAAATAAATCCAGTAAAGCTTTCACAATCGTAATCCCTTCCGCCAGCAAGAAAGAAACCATTAAGCCCTCACCAAGCGCCCCTGCCATTGCTAATCCAGCAGCTGCTCCCGGCAAACCTCCCACGCCACCACCTACCGCTGCGCCTCCTACAAAGCCAATAACTACCAGTATAATAGTCACATAACCCATCAATAACATTAAAATATTATTGAGCCTTCTCCATAAAGCCAGCGGAAAGTCTAATAAGATCAGAAAATCAGACCAGATATCATGGAAGAAACCGAGCGGATCATCCAGAATATTTCTGGGCGCAAAAAGGCTTGCAGCCGCGTTCGTCCAGTCATCCGTCCATAACTCATAAAATTCATGCCCTATAGCCTTAATTGTAGCAGGAGGCCAGAACATATTCTTAATCGTCTGCCACAGCATATCCACCAGTTTGAGATCATTCCACTGCTGTGTGATACTTCTATCAATTCCTTTATCAATTTCCGTATACGTAGCCGTACTTCTCACAGGCTTTGCTGTAGCAGTGGTACCAGTAGGTGCTTTTTGAATCACTCCATTGCCTGTTGAATCCGCTCCCTTGGCCGGAACATTTTCCTTCAACTTTTGACGGGCCATCTCTTTAGCTTTTGGAGGAGCTTCAGCATTTAATTTGGCCGCCAGATTTTCAAGTATAGGTTTGATAAATGCTTCAGGATCTTTAGCCACCAATTTGACCAGATCATAAGCAGCTTTCAGCGACTTCATAATTTTAATGACCCCCTGAATAGCATAAGCCAATACTTTATTGACAAAACTCTTGATAGAGGCCAGGATCTTCTCAATATATGCAGTCAGCTTTTTCCAAAGTGCGGTCCAGAAATCACGGATCGTTATCCATAAAGAACGCAGTCCATTATAAATCTGTCTTGCTTTTTGCTGTAAAAAATCTGGCACATAACCAAATACACGACTGTTAATTACGGCGTCAATCTTGTTAAAGATTGAAGTGATAAACCCCGCTACAGGAGCCCAGATGGCAGCCCCCATCTTTAATACGGCTCTGGTCACTGAAGTAATCGCAGATAGGACTGCATTGGCACCCGAGGTCAGCAAGCTCCAGGCCGTCTGTAATACATCGCCATCCATATTAGCAAATGCAGCCTGGATTATACTTAACGGAGCCGTTATAAAGCCTAATACTCCGCTAAGAGCAGATTTTATGGCTTCAAACGGAGACTCGGCAAATTTCCTGATCTCGGCATATTTTTCCCCCAGCCATTCCATCCCTTCATTCACAAAACCAGCTATTTTATCATATACCCATTGAAAAGCATCAACAACTGTATCTTTAACCCATACTGCGCCATCTTTTACTTTTCCACCAGTCCATTTGGCTGCATCAACAGCCATATTCCCTGCGTTTTTTAAGCCGTCGATACTCGGATCAAACTGATAATCTGTGAAAGGAATATTAAAATTATACCAGCTGGCCTGAATATTCGGTGTAGCCTGATCTGTTTTTATCTCCGGTTCTTTTTCCTGATCCTTTTTCCGAACTGCGCTTCCTCCCTGCTGAACCGTATGTGTCAGCTCATGCGCCAGTAAATGTTTACCCGAAGCCGTTTCAGGATTATATTTTCCGCTATTGAAGTAAATATCATTGCCATGCGCAAAAGCCTGAGCATTTAAACCCTCATTCATTTGTACAGCGTTGCTGTTATCATGAATACGCACTGCTGAAAAATCGGCACCAAAAGAGTTCTCCATCTCCAGACGTGTCTGTTCTGGCAATGCCTTTCCACTGCCCTTAGAGGCTGACAAACTACCTTCAATCGCAGACATATCTGCTCCATGAGTGTTATCCTGCTCTTTCAGGTGCACGTGTTTTTCTTTTTCCTCACAAGCTGAACATTTCCTTTGCACTGCGCCCTTATCTTCCTGTGGTTCAGCATTACTCTCAAAAATAGGCTTGCGTCTAACCTCTTCTTTTACTGTCTTTTTCTCTTTTTTCTCCTCCTGCTCGCAAGCATCACATTTAGTTTGAACAAAAGGACTGATTCCATAAATCAGATCAGCTGGTCTGGTCTGTATCCCGGGAGCTTTAGTATCCTGACGATCTAAACGCTGCACTACTTTATCAGCCATCGTATCAGCCTCCTGCTCATACTTATCATTAGGCTGTCCGACAGTTAATTTGGCCTGTACAAAAAAAGAACTGTCATTTTGTTTATCGAAAAAAGCGGTTTCTGTGGCATTGTCATTCAGCAAACCAGTATCGGTCCCCTTGTTAAAGAAAGGAGAATCTGTTTTGGCAGACGTTGCCACCGACTTGGTTTCACTAGCTTTCATAAGCAATATTATACTACCGCCATTCCACGCGGATCAATTCATCCAGCCACGACAACTTAATTAAACTCAAGCTCCAGGGTAAATGATCCAGCAATACATCAATTGTATGCTTTTCCAGTAGAAGACTGATCTTTCCCTCCTTCAGGATAACTTTTCCACTGCGTTGTAAAAACCCCTCCCGAAGTCCTGTTATAGAAGTACTTTTTAAAATATCCCACGAAGCGATAGCTGCTTTTAGCATCCCATCAGCTTCTTTCCGTTCTTTGGCCGATACCCTAATGCTTTTTGCTACCGGCAAAGTGGCAGGATAACCACAGAGTATTTTGGGCACCAGCAATTCATATTCTTCAGCTTTGGTTTTTCCTGTAGCCACATAATGTAAAAGATAAATTGCTTTTTCCTGCGCTGCTCTTCCAATAAATTGCTGAGCAGCTAAAAGACCAATCCGTTTAAATAACGAACTCAAAAAAGGATGGATTAATACCAGTCCGGCATTGGACGTGAAAATACTTTCTTCCTCAACAACCTGCTTCCAGCTCTCATTTTCTACCCGTAAAATTTCACTATTAACCTTATCTTCAGGTAAAGACATTGCATGAAAAATATTCTTTGTGATAACTTCTCCCTCCTGTAAGCCATGATTAGAGACTGCACACAAACGCCCAATACTAACAACTGATTTATAATTGATTAAAACATCCATATCATGTTTTAATTCAACAATAAAACCAGCAAATGAGCGATCAGGTTTAACTGCTGACCTTAAAATCCGGAACACTATATTTTCATAAACTAAATTCGAAAGACCAGTTTGTGACTTTAAATTATTCGCTACCTCCAGCTTGTTGCGGGAAACAGACCAGCTGGATATTTTACGAAGGATGGTCAAAAGTCCTTCTTGTTTTTCGGCTGTTAATACTTCAACTAACCGGACTAAAAACAACCAATCGTGTTGTCTGATCATCCGGAGCACCAGTAACGTGTTACTTTCAATCTCGTCCCTGAGTTCAGCAATACTTTGGTAATCTGTTGCCAGTTCTTCCAGAACAGACGTCCACTGCTGGTTAGCCCGCACCATATGATTCCAGGGCAAATAACCATTGCTCATATAAAAAAGCCACTGCTTATAATAATTCCCAGCGATGGATCTTCTGATCAATGCCCCGTTCTGTTGCCCGGTTTCCTCAAGGAGGGTTGTGCTGAACTGCTTTCTGAAATGAGCCAGCAAATCAGCATGCCATAAACCATCCCTTATATCACCCACTGAAATCACACCCAGATCTATTTCAACCCGTTCCAGGCTAATTACTTCATCTTCACCAGCCAGCTTATTAAATTCATTTTCAAATACAGGCAACACAGACTCCCGGAACTGATCACTTACCTGCTGCTGCAAGAGAAAACTATCCAGTTGTTTATCCAGCCGGAGATCAATGATTTGTTTTTTTATAACATGCTGCATATCATCATACCATATTACTACCAGTAAATAAAGACTTGATATTCTCAATTGACAAATCAGGCAGATACTTTTTCATTTCCAGTGCATCCCAATGGTTATACACTGCTGCTAAATCTATCTTTGCTTTCCGCATCTTTTCAAAAGCAGTGCTCAATTTTTTAAAATCCCCGTCCTCGTTGAAACACAAATTATCCAGCATATACCCCACTGCATTTTCCAGCAGATGAAGTACCTGATGTTGATTAAGCGCAACGGCACCTTTCCCCAAAGGCTTTTGATTCCGGATGATTGTGGTTACTATCGTTTCAA from Pedobacter sp. WC2423 carries:
- a CDS encoding lysozyme inhibitor LprI family protein, which produces MKTQSGLKNASTHFKSAIITFSIALCLILIHQNSYAQTQTTMNSTAASSYKKADNELNTIYQKILKEYAAKAQFIKNIKAAQLLWIKLRNADLAARYPEMGKYGSAEAMCRASYLESLTRDRIKILKVWLDGIPEGDVCNGSVKNQ
- a CDS encoding pyridoxamine 5'-phosphate oxidase family protein encodes the protein MDSINQNQTEKNHENLDSTSAIEKIRELTEIAKTCFLCTQPSAGESNGTRPMSVQEVDEQGTIWFLVANDSHTYQDIDADSKVKLYFQGSAHSDFLFLEGNAILSADKNRIKELWNPIMKTWFTEGEDDPRIAIIRISPETGYYWDNKHGNVIAGIKMVIGAAVGKTLDDSIEGGLKV
- a CDS encoding ATP-binding protein translates to MMSQNYAPEEKTGFKSFTDLNAPEEFRYLEKLILYRLETWFPSDEAIPIAEPVIELDIWSPSLSDFIRKHTLNPDEAVLLLLGMVPHVQADLFDRIIGSKLRNSGDFQRIGGVRGKDYRGFIPTGETAVFLLAADDFKRRLEIQKLFWADHLFERNKILWLDDHAHGEPAMSGKIILSTEYLDTFLYGQPVPPRFSMNFPAKLIRTDLNWGDLVINEELKEQINELKSWLRYHDQLVQEWGMGDRLRKGYRALLYGPSGTGKTFTAGLLGKEVGKDVYKIDLSMIVSKYIGETEKNLELLFARAEDKGWILFFDEADALFGKRTNVRDAHDKYANQEVSYLLQRIEDYNGLVILATNMKNNIDDAFIRRFNAILKFSLPEADERAKIWRSAFPKDVKFCKDGEDEQGLVDIPELVKGHVISGGCIVNVVHYASIKAIARYQGAQSEKRIYLSDVLYGIKKELLKEGKPFIA
- a CDS encoding ankyrin repeat domain-containing protein, with the translated sequence MENNMETDYYDLIRNNDLENLKKAFAENIDLCTVMVYGKSLLINAVVLDRIEVLAFLIRLGCDLNAGDEERGVTPLQAAALKNNVKIAEALLAAGARVDSQDRGGNTPLIEAVFVYEHDAAMARLLLQHGADPLCRNKAGVSPVDLAKTTAKKELIRLFEN
- a CDS encoding DUF4157 domain-containing protein, with the protein product MKASETKSVATSAKTDSPFFNKGTDTGLLNDNATETAFFDKQNDSSFFVQAKLTVGQPNDKYEQEADTMADKVVQRLDRQDTKAPGIQTRPADLIYGISPFVQTKCDACEQEEKKEKKTVKEEVRRKPIFESNAEPQEDKGAVQRKCSACEEKEKHVHLKEQDNTHGADMSAIEGSLSASKGSGKALPEQTRLEMENSFGADFSAVRIHDNSNAVQMNEGLNAQAFAHGNDIYFNSGKYNPETASGKHLLAHELTHTVQQGGSAVRKKDQEKEPEIKTDQATPNIQASWYNFNIPFTDYQFDPSIDGLKNAGNMAVDAAKWTGGKVKDGAVWVKDTVVDAFQWVYDKIAGFVNEGMEWLGEKYAEIRKFAESPFEAIKSALSGVLGFITAPLSIIQAAFANMDGDVLQTAWSLLTSGANAVLSAITSVTRAVLKMGAAIWAPVAGFITSIFNKIDAVINSRVFGYVPDFLQQKARQIYNGLRSLWITIRDFWTALWKKLTAYIEKILASIKSFVNKVLAYAIQGVIKIMKSLKAAYDLVKLVAKDPEAFIKPILENLAAKLNAEAPPKAKEMARQKLKENVPAKGADSTGNGVIQKAPTGTTATAKPVRSTATYTEIDKGIDRSITQQWNDLKLVDMLWQTIKNMFWPPATIKAIGHEFYELWTDDWTNAAASLFAPRNILDDPLGFFHDIWSDFLILLDFPLALWRRLNNILMLLMGYVTIILVVIGFVGGAAVGGGVGGLPGAAAGLAMAGALGEGLMVSFLLAEGITIVKALLDLFTARQTANDKERDYKQIAGSAIGIGIALVLEMLFAFLSSLVSEIVGRIKGKPGASVPEPSVKSGEGPKPGEPVEPKPVDGEGGKGTDGEGGKTTEPKAVEGETSPSMDGQRELRINEQGKCEVCASPCADIRAKYKEEITPEINKKISAVEADTSLTEAAKKDLLKPIEQELADLKGKVDPGSVKGISVGDEITLPRKGGRTRGKVVGMDEKYVKVKYDSGSGKGGEVTQSIPREKFEQMVIDGEIVPADGIYKYLIENRPKYREGLVNEVWEAAKAQGNGKVIDPLTKKELTWDRTKPRTEQWDMGHKYGHEYRELVKRRANGEITHEQFLDEYNNPKNYQPEDPMSNQSHAGEKK
- a CDS encoding contractile injection system tape measure protein, whose amino-acid sequence is MQHVIKKQIIDLRLDKQLDSFLLQQQVSDQFRESVLPVFENEFNKLAGEDEVISLERVEIDLGVISVGDIRDGLWHADLLAHFRKQFSTTLLEETGQQNGALIRRSIAGNYYKQWLFYMSNGYLPWNHMVRANQQWTSVLEELATDYQSIAELRDEIESNTLLVLRMIRQHDWLFLVRLVEVLTAEKQEGLLTILRKISSWSVSRNKLEVANNLKSQTGLSNLVYENIVFRILRSAVKPDRSFAGFIVELKHDMDVLINYKSVVSIGRLCAVSNHGLQEGEVITKNIFHAMSLPEDKVNSEILRVENESWKQVVEEESIFTSNAGLVLIHPFLSSLFKRIGLLAAQQFIGRAAQEKAIYLLHYVATGKTKAEEYELLVPKILCGYPATLPVAKSIRVSAKERKEADGMLKAAIASWDILKSTSITGLREGFLQRSGKVILKEGKISLLLEKHTIDVLLDHLPWSLSLIKLSWLDELIRVEWR